The Desulfovibrio aminophilus DNA window GAAGCCCAGCCCCGGCGCGGCCAGGATGCAGAGACAGAGCAGCGCCATGGGCGCGAATATGCGGTTCATCGTTGCGTGCCCTTGGTTTTTTCCATCCACCAGGAGGTTTTTTCGTTCCATTCCCGACGCTTCGCACCTGACGGTTCATCAATGTAAAAGTGGTTGGGATCTCCGAATGGTTTCCCCGTGAGCAGGCCATGTTTTTTCGCCAAGTCCTCCAAGGCGGCCTTTTGCTGCGCCGGGAGTTTTTTCCAGTCGCTTCGGGGGATGTCCGCGGCCAATCCGCCCTGGTGGCTGCTCATGCCCGGCTTCGCCTTCACGGGTTCATCGATTATCGCTTGCCGTTCCGCGCTGCGATATCCCGAAATGTAGACCAACCGAATTCCGTTTGATTTCGCATCGTTGGTGAACCGTTCAAGCCGAGCGGCGAACTCGGGGTTGAGGTCTGTTTCAAATTTTTTCGGCAACACGACACGCACCAGTCCCGGATAATTCATGTCGACGGGCTGATGGGCGATTTGCGGCTCAGGCTCAAGGTTCGCCTTTCCCCGGTACTCGCTTTCGTCCTTGCCCTGATTCCCGTATGCGAACCGTTCGTCCAGCACATCCCGGCCGCCCCCTTCGGGGGTTTCCAGAAAGGCGGAAAGCAGGCTCCCGTCCCGGGGTTTTTCCTCCTTGGGTTTCTCGCTCCAGGCCCCTTCTCCGGGTCCGGCGTAGCGGCCCAATTCGTCATAGGGCTGCTGGTCGCCGTGGGAATTGGGCTTGGTGTGCCCGCCCAGGCCTCCCGCCACCAGCGACATCCGCCGCTTGGGCGGAACCCAGTCCGGTTCCTTGGCCACCACCCACCCGGCTTCGCCCCCTTCGGGGGGTTCCAGAAAGGCGGGAGCCTCTTGGCCTTTCTGTAAACCCCCCGAAGGGGGGCAGCATATGCCGCCTCCTATAGGTTTTCAACGAACCATAAGGGGCGTTTTCCGGCCGGGGAAAGAATGACAGCGAATATGCGGCTCATTGCAGCGGATTTGCACGTTGACCGGCCACGCCCTGCCCCCTTCGGGGGTTTTCAGAAAAACGGAAAGACGGGACCCTCTTGGCCTTTCTATGACCCCCCGAAGGGGGGAGCTTCTTGGCTGTTCCATGAACCGGCGAAGCCGGGCGGACCCTTGCCGGAAGGGGGGGATTCTGGTAGCTGGGTGGCACCGCCGCACTCAAGGAGTTTTCCAGGTGATCCGTTTCGAGCATGTCCAGAAATGGTTTCATGATCTGCATGTCCTGAACGACGTCAACCTCCACATCGCCCCGGGCGAGGTGGTGGTCATCTGCGGGCCGTCCGGCTCGGGCAAATCCACGCTCATCCGCTGCATCAACCGGCTGGAGCCGATCCAGAAGGGCAAGATCGTGGTGGACGGAGTGGACGTGGGCGACCCGCGCACGAACATGGTCATGCTCCGGGCCGAGGTGGGCTTCGTGTTCCAGCAGTTCAACCTCTACCCGCACATGACCGTGCTGGAGAACATCGTCCTGGCCCCCATGCTCGTGCGCGGCACGCCGCGCGCCGAGGCCGAGGCCGCGGCCATGGAGCTGCTCTCCAAGGTGAACATCCCGGACAAGGCCGGGGCCTACCCCAGCCAGCTCTCCGGCGGCCAGCAGCAGCGCGTGGCCATCGCCCGGGGTCTGGCCATGAAACCCCGGATCATGCTTTTCGACGAGCCCACCAGCGCGCTCGACCCGGAGATGATCAACGAAGTCCTGGACGTGATGAAGACCCTGGCCCGCGAGGGCATGACCATGGTCGTGGTCACGCACGAGATGGGCTTCGCCCGCGAAGTGGCGGACCGGGTCATCTTCATGGACCACGGCGCGCTCGTGGAGGAGAACACCCCCGAGGAGTTCTTCAACCATCCGAAGCAGGAGCGCACCAAGGACTTCCTGAGCAAGATTCTCTCGCATTAGGTCGCCGGGCCCCGGGAAGCATTTCCCGGGGCCTCGTTTTTATGGCATGGTTCACGGATCGGAATATCCCGCACGGGACAAACAAAGGAGAGAGCACATGCGTTCCCTGAAGACCCTGGCTATTGCCTCGCTGCTCCTGCTGGCCGCCGCCTCCGTGGCGATGGCCGGTCCGGCCTACGACCGCGTGATGAAGGACAAGACCCTTCGCGCGGGCATCATGACCGACTCCATCCCCGGCGCCTTCTACAACGAGAAGAAGGAGTGGGTGGGCTTCGACGTGGACATCGCCGAGGAGATCGCCAAGCGCCTGGGCGTGAAGCTCGAGCGCGTGGCCGTGAACAACAAGACCCGCGTGGCCTTCGTCCAGGAAGGACGCATCGACATCTCCGTGGCCAACATGACCCACAAGCGTGAGCGCGACAAGAGCATCGACTTCTCCATCACCTACTTCTTCGACGGCCAGAAGGTGCTCGTGAAGAAGGGCGCGGTGAAGGACTGGAAGGATCTCATGGGCAAGAAGGTCGCCACCATGCAGGGCACCACCTCCGAGATCAACCTCAAGGCCAAGCTGAAGAGCCTGGGCGAGAAGAACGTGGACCAGAGCGTGATCTCCTTCCAGAAGGAGTCCGAGTGCTTCCAGGCCCTGCAGATGGGCCGCGTGGCCGGCTGGAGCACCGACTCCACGATCCTGCTGGGCTACGCCGCCCAGGAGCCCGGCAAGTGGGAAGTCATCGGCGACTTCATCTCCGACGAGCCCTACGGCATCGGCCTGCCCCAGGACGACTCCGCCCTGCGCGACGCCGTGAACTTCGCCATCCAGGACATGTGGACCGACGGCGCCTACATGAAGATCTACGACAAGTGGTACGGCCCCAACACCCCGTACGCCTTCCCCATGTCCGGCAAGATCGAGATGTGGCCGTAGGCCCATCCCTCCCCGTCAACCAGCTCCGGCCCGGCACTCCCGGGCCGGAGCCTTTTCCCGGCGCGTGAACATGCTCAAGCATTGGATGGAAAAACCCCTGGCCCAATACGCCGCCCTGGCCTTCATCCTGGGCCTGGCGGTCTGGTATTGGGGCTTCGTCTTCAGCTTCCACTACAAGTTCGACTGGTCGGTTCTCTTCGTGGAGAACAAGACCTACGGCCTGAACCTGGGCCTGGAGCTGCTCAAGGGCCTGTCCCTGACGGTGAAGATCTCCCTGCTCTCGGCGGCCATCGCCCTGACCCTGGGCACGGCCCTGGGCCTGGCGCGGCTCTCGCACTTCCGGCCCCTGCGCTGGGTGGCGACCTGCTACGTGGAGTTCTTCCGCAACACGCCCCTGCTCGTGCAGCTCTTCTTCTGGTATTTCGCCCTGCCCAAGCTCCTGCCCGACGCCGGGCGGGAGTGGCTCTTCAGCCTGCACTACGAGTTCTGGGTGGCCGTCTGCGGCCTGGCCGCCTACACCAGCTCGTTCATGGCCGAGGTCATCCGCGCGGGGCTCCAGTCCATCCACAAGGGGCTGCTGGAGGCCGCCTACTCCTCGGGCCTGACCTATTTCCAGGTGCTCACGCGGATCATCCTGCCCCTGGCCTTCCGGGCCATCATCCCGCCGCTGGGCAGCGAGTTCCTGAACAACATGAAGAACTCGTCCCTGGCCATGGTCGTGGGCGTGGCCGACCTCACCTGGCAGTCGCAGCAGATCGAGTCCCTGACCTTCCGGGGCTTCGAGGCCACCACGGCGGCCACGGTGCTCTACCTCTCGCTCTCGCTGATCATCTCCGGGGTGCTGAACACGGTGAACCGGCGGCTGCGCGTGGAGCGGCCGGCCCGGCCCGGCTGGATGGACCTGGCCCTGGACCGCGTGCTGCTGCCCGTGAACCTCTTCCTGCGGGGCCTGACCCGGCCCCTGCGGCGCATGGCCCGCCGTCGCCGCCAGTCCCTGACCCGTTCGGCCCTGGGCGCGCTCTGGGCCCGCTTCCTGGGCCTGGCCAGGCGGGCGCTCGTCCTGGCGGGCAAGGCCGTGTTCCTGGGCCTGCTGGCCGGGCTGGCCTGGAAGATATTCGAGGGGCTCTCGGCCTTCGACTGGGCCGTGGTGCGCGACAACTTCACGACCATGCTCATCTGGCGCTTCCCCCACGGCGACGAGCACGAAATCCTCTGGGGCCTGGGCGGGCTCTCCTTCTCCCTGCTCATGGCGGTCATCGCCATCTCGGTGAGCTTCGTCATGGGCCTGGTCATCGGCCTGGCGCGCATGGCCGAGAACCGCGTGCTGCGCATCCCGGCCACGGCCTACATCGAGCTCATCCGCGGCAACCCGCTGATCATCGTCATCTTCTGGGTCTACTTCTTCGTGCCCGTGCTCCTGGACACCTTCCTGAACGTGTTCT harbors:
- a CDS encoding amino acid ABC transporter permease; protein product: MLKHWMEKPLAQYAALAFILGLAVWYWGFVFSFHYKFDWSVLFVENKTYGLNLGLELLKGLSLTVKISLLSAAIALTLGTALGLARLSHFRPLRWVATCYVEFFRNTPLLVQLFFWYFALPKLLPDAGREWLFSLHYEFWVAVCGLAAYTSSFMAEVIRAGLQSIHKGLLEAAYSSGLTYFQVLTRIILPLAFRAIIPPLGSEFLNNMKNSSLAMVVGVADLTWQSQQIESLTFRGFEATTAATVLYLSLSLIISGVLNTVNRRLRVERPARPGWMDLALDRVLLPVNLFLRGLTRPLRRMARRRRQSLTRSALGALWARFLGLARRALVLAGKAVFLGLLAGLAWKIFEGLSAFDWAVVRDNFTTMLIWRFPHGDEHEILWGLGGLSFSLLMAVIAISVSFVMGLVIGLARMAENRVLRIPATAYIELIRGNPLIIVIFWVYFFVPVLLDTFLNVFWSATIALTLFTAAYIAEIVRGGIQNIPRGQFEAAYSTGLTYAQTMRRIILPQALKQMIPAIVGQFIAIFKDTSLAYVIGVLELTFVAQGLNNRLMVHPFEIYSTVALLYFLGCYAMSLFAARLERRLSPERIRLRM
- a CDS encoding D-alanyl-D-alanine carboxypeptidase family protein — encoded protein: MAKEPDWVPPKRRMSLVAGGLGGHTKPNSHGDQQPYDELGRYAGPGEGAWSEKPKEEKPRDGSLLSAFLETPEGGGRDVLDERFAYGNQGKDESEYRGKANLEPEPQIAHQPVDMNYPGLVRVVLPKKFETDLNPEFAARLERFTNDAKSNGIRLVYISGYRSAERQAIIDEPVKAKPGMSSHQGGLAADIPRSDWKKLPAQQKAALEDLAKKHGLLTGKPFGDPNHFYIDEPSGAKRREWNEKTSWWMEKTKGTQR
- a CDS encoding ABC transporter substrate-binding protein, which encodes MRSLKTLAIASLLLLAAASVAMAGPAYDRVMKDKTLRAGIMTDSIPGAFYNEKKEWVGFDVDIAEEIAKRLGVKLERVAVNNKTRVAFVQEGRIDISVANMTHKRERDKSIDFSITYFFDGQKVLVKKGAVKDWKDLMGKKVATMQGTTSEINLKAKLKSLGEKNVDQSVISFQKESECFQALQMGRVAGWSTDSTILLGYAAQEPGKWEVIGDFISDEPYGIGLPQDDSALRDAVNFAIQDMWTDGAYMKIYDKWYGPNTPYAFPMSGKIEMWP
- a CDS encoding amino acid ABC transporter ATP-binding protein, whose product is MIRFEHVQKWFHDLHVLNDVNLHIAPGEVVVICGPSGSGKSTLIRCINRLEPIQKGKIVVDGVDVGDPRTNMVMLRAEVGFVFQQFNLYPHMTVLENIVLAPMLVRGTPRAEAEAAAMELLSKVNIPDKAGAYPSQLSGGQQQRVAIARGLAMKPRIMLFDEPTSALDPEMINEVLDVMKTLAREGMTMVVVTHEMGFAREVADRVIFMDHGALVEENTPEEFFNHPKQERTKDFLSKILSH